A single region of the Manihot esculenta cultivar AM560-2 chromosome 12, M.esculenta_v8, whole genome shotgun sequence genome encodes:
- the LOC110628711 gene encoding uncharacterized protein LOC110628711, with protein sequence MGVCYSSESTRVATAKLILQDGRLQEYSYPVKVSYVLQKNPTYFICNADEMEFDDVVSAINDDEELLPGHLYFALPLSRLKHPLQPEEMAALAVKASSALMKSNNGGEKYGCRRNSGSPFVYSGESDGKSSGRMTAPAATGVSGGSGKGWRRNGGGGRKFTAMLSAIPE encoded by the coding sequence ATGGGTGTCTGCTATTCCTCTGAATCTACCCGTGTAGCTACTGCAAAGCTGATTCTACAAGATGGAAGGTTGCAAGAATACTCCTACCCTGTTAAGGTTTCTTATGTTCTCCAAAAGAATCCTACGTATTTCATCTGCAACGCCGACGAAATGGAGTTTGACGACGTCGTTTCTGCCATTAACGACGATGAAGAGCTTCTACCTGGACACCTGTATTTTGCTTTGCCTTTGAGTCGGTTAAAGCACCCTTTGCAGCCGGAGGAAATGGCTGCATTGGCTGTCAAAGCTAGCTCTGCGTTGATGAAAAGTAATAATGGTGGTGAAAAATATGGATGCCGCCGGAATTCGGGTTCACCGTTTGTGTATTCCGGCGAGAGTGATGGCAAATCTAGTGGGAGAATGACAGCACCCGCCGCAACAGGCGTAAGTGGTGGTAGTGGTAAGGGGTGGAGGAGAAATGGTGGTGGTGGGAGGAAGTTTACGGCGATGTTGAGTGCAATACCTGAATAG